From Lolium perenne isolate Kyuss_39 chromosome 5, Kyuss_2.0, whole genome shotgun sequence, a single genomic window includes:
- the LOC127299230 gene encoding protein MODIFIER OF SNC1 1, with protein sequence MASSLLTTDKRWAAPTRKSGMTVLGKIPKPINLPSQRLENQGLDPNVEIVPKGTHTWGSKPGPTTPNAWNSSSLLSPKKDGSIGAPSQFNGRPSSGGGSRPSTAGSESLDSPNAWGPNSRPSSSSGTLPSQHLPVVTNRPRSAETRPGSSQLSRFADNPSEHMNVSVRTLEKPGSSHGHGFTLSTGDFPTLGAEKTSDSNSQRGHSSKGRPTSSSGKDGTQNDQGKSPTAGSGEVIRSPNNQPADILKTDQHAHDGGAPFPATAPPSEAQQPQPYPPNYGMPPPQFDSWRAPPGHPPEGMWHRGPGGPYRQVGPPSSFPVEPFPYYGQFPPNSEAAARQGSGHGGYHSKNGDAYHSMRPNSYVMNQPVIPVRPVYQGPMPYDGYYGPPRANFNNANVRDVPFIGGSHQPGILNQFPNHNDKFQPGNSQSRPVKHEAVSKELLESDRVHLVPRGQTRILHDNPDRVGPGEVERKIQPAPPLLPHPDGNRNDVNLRADTRSTSSERNMVLMKSVHDQRERGPDRLSHSSVSENAHSHPRGTDDVALRKKIKDDNLPLDQQPIIKKNAALIEKIGSLNNKARNLDAHNVVEPFPSNKDIKEKQLKSADSKADQVVKGVSSTPVITGFASASSQAACVSPISPVVQKLSTEPSDGAVVGPLHSHVAEASKAGKLVGSTHDRTRRRGDSSRNSHHGPAKDMPTNNSAVHGRGENSTTESSSVVQLRNIQHDQPPEHASQLPPVTITDDMPASPDYEFQRVKMKELAVQRAKQLQAEEEERTKRQKAKALAKLEELNKRSSVHQKNSSDPQPENADVQNKQKAGLDGTADPAVSTAESRNVTAMGNVSILQPPIDPKDTAVPAQPMSTLPHTAGIAKDLAVRNTSSSGRNAQSSTVEHVAHRSVSQSHDAGVPKSKQGYRKRHAVPEDKTPGEKSSLVVSTENLKKTAEASLDTSTAVVRSYDDPPAHNKKSARNSRNKKKLDDAPATSKNLPEVLNQQNIPSLSSEPKPKTAGVIISSSILPTANTVLTVGSITVGGISFGSFNQERLKSPEEVQNTTNSRPRPQQAKGSRKTNHAVRPVEKPHGNEGVVWAPVKPSGWNEVSEEADVAVAARPKPIGKCANDGDNVTRTKRAEMERYVPKPLSKELQQQNTEQTLPSEKSSVENKSNDKSDAATEHKKWEDKKTSRGHGNGKSHPSWRKRNTDESALVVPDPSERLDSCQESHQVQRPSDKHQQLEHDKQADHTAGNSLAPTQIVELPVSAPKEHTAANRQRRQHVKAPKNEASNHSNENRDRQGRKDVNHMSTRGIDSNSSEHRNMSKSEVKSSAAVTHARAHWKPKSSQSQNNSQGNNNVEGQVDSTTLQDSNNQNLAGNSSRNGEKDEQNQGKGNAVHVDDNQKSESQENAEQQQLNHAARRQGHHNGRYQRGRGYDAGQPSHNVNAERRRGGTHLEYQPVGSHSKPADFQQNPSVDEQNTGHPAPGPVYRERGHSKSHRPGGHFVKRNPPSAPAPNSYQDE encoded by the exons ATGGCCTCCAGCCTGCTCACCACGGACAAGAG ATGGGCTGCTCCTACAAGGAAATCTGGCATGACTGTTCTTGGAAAAATCCCAAAGCCCATTAATTTGCCAAGTCAAAG GTTGGAAAATCAAGGTCTTGACCCCAACGTGGAAATTGTTCCAAA GGGCACCCACACATGGGGTAGCAAACCGGGACCCACGACACCAAATGCATGGAATTCATCTTCACTTCTCTCTCCCAAGAAGGACGGAAGTATTGGTGCTCCGAGCCAATTCAATGGTCGTCCCTCTTCTGGGGGAGGTTCAAGACCCTCGACAGCTGGAAGTGAATCCCTTGACTCTCCCAATGCTTGGGGTCCAAATTCTCGACCGTCTTCATCATCTGGCACATTACCGTCACAACATTTACCAGTGGTCACAAATCGTCCTCGAAGTGCAGAGACAAGACCAGGAAGCTCACAACTTTCTCGGTTTGCGGATAATCCCTCAGAGCATATGAATGTATCAGTAAGGACCCTCGAGAAACCG GGATCTTCACATGGGCATGGGTTTACTCTAAGTACTGGTGATTTCCCAACACTTGGTGCTGAGAAAACCTCTGACTCAAACAGTCAACGAG GCCACAGTTCAAAAGGGCGCCCAACTTCTAGCTCTGGTAAAGATGGAACCCAAAATGATCAGGGGAAGAGCCCAACTGCTG GATCTGGCGAGGTAATTCGATCACCTAATAATCAACCTGCGGATATCTTGAAGACAGATCAGCATGCACATGATGGAGGTGCTCCCTTTCCTGCCACTGCTCCACCAAGCGAAGCTCAGCAGCCACAGCCATACCCTCCTAACTATGGTATGCCCCCTCCGCAGTTTGATTCATGGCGTGCACCTCCTGGTCACCCCCCTGAGGGAATGTGGCATAGAGGACCAGGTGGCCCATACAGACAAGTAGGACCCCCGAGCAGTTTCCCTGTTGAACCATTCCCTTACTATGGTCAGTTCCCACCCAACTCAGAAGCTGCTGCAAGGCAGGGCTCAGGACATGGTGGATATCACTCTAAAAATGGAGATGCATATCATTCTATGCGCCCTAATTCTTATGTTATGAATCAACCTGTTATTCCAGTCAGACCAGTTTACCAGGGCCCAATGCCTTACGATGGATATTATGGCCCTCCACGAGCAAATTTCAATAATGCCAATGTAAGAGATGTGCCATTCATTGGAGGCTCTCATCAACCAGGAATATTGAATCAATTCCCAAATCATAACGACAAGTTCCAGCCTGGAAATTCTCAGAGCAGACCAGTAAAACATGAAGCAGTTTCCAAGGAGCTCTTGGAATCTGATAGAGTACATTTGGTTCCTCGAGGACAGACTAGGATTTTGCATGATAATCCTGATAGAGTAGGTCCCGGTGAAGTTGAAAGGAAGATTCAACCTGCACCACCACTTCTTCCACATCCAGATGGAAATCGGAACGATGTGAACTTGAGGGCGGATACAAGGAGTACCTCTAGTGAAAGGAACATGGTGCTTATGAAGTCAGTGCATgaccagagagagagaggccCAGATCGTTTAAGTCATTCATCTGTTTCGGAAAATGCACATTCCCATCCCAGGGGAACTGATGATGTTGCCCTCCGTAAAAAGATCAAGGATGATAATCTTCCGCTTGATCAGCAACCTATCATAAAGAAGAATGCAGCTTTGATAGAGAAAATAGGGAGTTTGAACAACAAAGCGCGAAATCTTGATGCACACAATGTTGTAGAACCATTTCCAAGTAATAAGGACATTAAAGAGAAGCAGCTAAAAAGTGCTGATTCAAAAGCAGATCAGGTGGTAAAAGGTGTTTCATCTACTCCTGTCATCACTGGttttgcttctgcatctagccAGGCAGCGTGTGTTTCTCCTATTTCTCCCGTGGTACAGAAATTGTCGACAGAGCCCAGTGATGGTGCGGTTGTTGGGCCGCTACACTCGCATGTTGCTGAAGCAAGCAAAGCTGGAAAGCTGGTTGGATCAACTCATGATCGCACACGTAGGAGGGGTGATTCTTCAAGAAACAGCCACCATGGTCCTGCTAAAGACATGCCAACCAACAACTCTGCAGTACATGGGCGGGGAGAAAATTCTACAACTGAATCTTCATCAGTAGTTCAATTGAGGAATATTCAGCATGACCAGCCTCCTGAGCATGCTTCACAGCTGCCACCTGTGACAATCACTGATGATATGCCAGCTTCACCCGATTATGAATTTCAG CGTGTAAAAATGAAGGAGTTGGCTGTGCAACGTGCCAAACAGCTGCAAGCTGAGGAAGAAGAACGGACAAAGCGACAAAAGGCAAAAGCTCTTGCAAAATTGGAGGAACTGAACAAGCGTTCATCAGTACATCAGAAGAACTCCAGTGATCCACAACCAGAAAATGCAGATGTGCAGAATAAGCAAAAGGCTGGACTTGATGGGACTGCTGATCCTGCGGTTTCAACTGCTGAATCGCGCAATGTTACTGCAATGGGTAATGTTAGTATTCTTCAGCCACCAATTGATCCCAAGGATACTGCGGTTCCTGCACAGCCCATGTCTACTCTACCACATACTGCAGGTATAGCGAAAGATCTTGCTGTTCGTAACACATCATCCTCAGGCAGGAACGCACAGAGCAGCACAGTGGAGCATGTAGCACATAGAAGTGTGTCACAGTCACATGATGCTGGTGTTCCCAAGTCTAAGCAGGGCTACAGAAAAAGGCACGCGGTTCCAGAGGATAAAACTCCTGGTGAGAAGTCTAGTTTGGTAGTAAGCACTGAAAATCTGAAGAAAACTGCTGAAGCTTCCTTGGACACATCAACTGCTGTTGTTAGATCGTATGATGATCCCCCAGCCCACAACAAGAAGAGTGCCAGGAACTCGAGAAATAAGAAAAAACTAGATGATGCTCCAGCTACTTCTAAAAATCTACCCGAGGTGCTTAATCAGCAGAATATACCGAGCTTATCCAGTGAGccaaaaccaaaaacagctggtGTTATTATCAGTAGTTCTATACTTCCTACTGCAAATACTGTGCTCACTGTGGGAAGTATAACTGTGGGTGGTATTTCATTTGGATCTTTCAACCAGGAGCGCCTGAAATCACCAGAGGAAGTTCAAAATACTACAAACAGCCGCCCAAGACCTCAGCAAGCAAAAGGATCAAGAAAGACTAATCATGCTGTCCGACCTGTTGAGAAGCCACATGGGAATGAGGGTGTTGTGTGGGCACCAGTTAAGCCATCAGGGTGGAATGAAGTATCTGAGGAAGCCGATGTGGCTGTGGCAGCGCGGCCTAAACCAATTGGTAAGTGTGCGAACGACGGGGACAATGTTACAAGAACCAAGAGAGCCGAAATGGAAAGGTATGTGCCAAAGCCACTGTCCAAAGAGCTTCAACAGCAGAATACAGAACAAACTTTACCTTCAGAGAAATCCTCTGTGGAGAACAAGAGTAATGATAAATCTGATGCTGCAACTGAGCACAAGAAATGGGAGGACAAGAAAACTAGTAGAGGGCATGGGAATGGGAAGTCGCATCCTTCTTGGCGCAAGAGGAATACAGATGAATCAGCTTTGGTGGTACCAGATCCTTCTGAGCGACTAGACAGCTGTCAAGAATCACACCAAGTTCAGAGGCCTTCTGACAAGCATCAGCAGCTTGAACATGACAAGCAAGCAGATCATACTGCTGGGAACAGTTTGGCTCCAACTCAAATAGTTGAGTTACCTGTCAGTGCCCCTAAGGAACACACGGCAGCTAACAGGCAAAGGAGGCAGCATGTCAAGGCCCCCAAAAACGAGGCAAGTAACCATTCAAATGAGAACAGAGATAGGCAAGGCAGGAAAGATGTGAATCACATGTCAACACGGGGAATTGATTCGAACTCTTCTGAACATAGGAATATGTCGAAATCTGAGGTGAAGAGCAGCGCAGCAGTTACACATGCCAGAGCACACTGGAAACCAAAATCTTCACAGTCCCAGAACAACTCACAGGGCAATAATAATGTGGAAGGTCAAGTTGATAGCACTACCCTGCAAGACAGCAACAATCAAAATCTTGCTGGGAACAGTTCCAGAAATGGTGAGAAGGATGAACAAAATCAAGGTAAAGGCAACGCGGTGCATGTAGATGATAACCAGAAGAGCGAGAGCCAGGAAAATGCAGAACAGCAGCAGCTTAATCATGCAGCCCGTCGCCAGGGACATCACAACGGGAGGTATCAGAGGGGAAGGGGTTATGATGCTGGGCAGCCAAGCCACAACGTGAATGCAGAAAGGCGGAGGGGTGGCACTCATCTTGAATACCAGCCAGTCGGTTCCCACAGTAAACCTGCAGACTTCCAGCAGAACCCAAGTGTTGATGAACAGAACACGGGACATCCAGCCCCTGGGCCGGTGTACAGGGAGCGTGGCCACAGCAAGAGCCACCGCCCTGGTGGTCACTTTGTCAAGCGGAACCCTCCATCAGCCCCAGCTCCTAATTCTTACCAAGACGAATGA